The following are from one region of the Vicinamibacterales bacterium genome:
- the glgP gene encoding alpha-glucan family phosphorylase, whose product MNTPERLRRLPELAMDLWWTWNPQAREVFRRLDYTLWRQTAHNPVLMLRNLSAEVLPLAAQDDRFLALYDRAVEALDSARAAHETWWQQHFRDANGPIAYFSAEFALHQSLPIYAGGLGVLAGDVCKESSDLGVPLIGVGFMYPQGYFHQSVSPEGWQQESYERLNWETAPIEPAITPDGSPCIVPVPLGNRSVLVRVWRVRLGRVKLYLLDTDLEENAPWDRELSARLYGGDREIRVQQEIILGVGGVRALKALGSEPAVWHLNEGHAAFVVLQRIRDLLEQGTSFDGALEEVQRSTVFTTHTPVPAGHDAFPFNQVETHLASCWGSLGEYRDRFMALGAYDNGNGVQFNMTALALRTSGAVNAVSQMHGVVTREMWGPIWPSTPEAQRPVRAITNGVHMPTWLSHEMATLFDEYLPGDWRERHDDPELWRGVAEIPDAALWAARSALRNYLFAFVRERARMRWRDEQVSVARVVAAGTLLDPNALTIGFARRFTGYKRAELIFHDPERLQAILNAPRRPVQIVFAGKAHPADDTGKHLLQQIYRKAIDPVYGGRIAFIDDYDLHVAHFLVQGCDVWMNNPRKPLEASGTSGMKASLNGAPHFSIGDGWWAEGYTADNGWLIDAADAGSNDAQDAADAARMYEILERDIVPTFYDRDNGIPTRWLQFVRNAIASVAPRFSARRMVKQYVDTMYAPALQQRVGR is encoded by the coding sequence ATGAACACTCCGGAACGGCTGCGCCGGCTCCCCGAGCTGGCCATGGATCTCTGGTGGACGTGGAACCCGCAGGCGCGCGAGGTCTTCCGGCGCCTTGACTACACGCTGTGGCGGCAGACTGCCCACAATCCGGTGCTGATGCTGCGCAACCTGTCGGCCGAGGTGCTGCCGCTCGCGGCGCAGGACGATCGCTTCCTGGCCCTGTACGACCGCGCCGTCGAGGCGCTCGACAGCGCGCGGGCCGCGCACGAAACCTGGTGGCAGCAGCATTTTCGCGACGCCAACGGTCCGATTGCCTACTTCTCGGCGGAGTTCGCGCTGCACCAGTCGTTGCCCATTTATGCGGGCGGCCTCGGCGTGCTCGCCGGCGACGTCTGCAAGGAATCGAGCGACCTCGGCGTCCCGCTGATCGGCGTCGGCTTCATGTATCCACAGGGCTACTTTCACCAGAGCGTCTCGCCCGAGGGCTGGCAGCAGGAGTCCTACGAGCGGTTGAACTGGGAGACCGCGCCGATCGAGCCCGCCATCACACCCGACGGCAGCCCATGCATCGTCCCGGTGCCGCTCGGCAACCGGAGCGTGCTGGTGCGGGTGTGGCGAGTCCGGCTGGGACGCGTCAAGCTGTATCTGCTCGACACGGATCTCGAGGAGAACGCGCCGTGGGATCGCGAGCTGTCGGCGCGGCTCTATGGCGGCGACCGGGAAATCCGCGTCCAGCAGGAGATCATCCTCGGTGTCGGCGGCGTCCGCGCGCTGAAGGCGCTCGGCTCCGAACCGGCAGTCTGGCACCTCAACGAGGGGCACGCCGCCTTCGTGGTGCTGCAGCGCATCCGCGATCTGCTCGAGCAGGGCACGTCCTTCGACGGCGCGCTCGAGGAGGTGCAGCGCAGCACCGTGTTCACGACCCACACGCCGGTGCCGGCCGGCCACGACGCGTTCCCGTTCAACCAGGTCGAGACGCATCTGGCCAGCTGCTGGGGCTCGCTCGGGGAGTACCGCGATCGATTCATGGCGCTCGGGGCCTACGACAACGGCAACGGCGTGCAGTTCAACATGACGGCGCTGGCGCTGCGGACGTCGGGAGCGGTCAACGCAGTCAGCCAGATGCACGGCGTGGTGACGCGTGAGATGTGGGGACCGATCTGGCCGTCGACGCCGGAGGCCCAGCGGCCGGTACGCGCGATCACCAACGGCGTGCACATGCCGACCTGGCTCTCGCACGAGATGGCGACCCTCTTCGACGAATACCTGCCGGGCGACTGGCGCGAGCGCCACGACGATCCCGAGCTGTGGCGGGGTGTCGCCGAGATCCCCGACGCCGCACTGTGGGCGGCGCGCTCGGCGCTGCGCAACTATCTCTTCGCCTTCGTCCGCGAGCGGGCGCGCATGCGCTGGCGCGACGAGCAGGTCAGCGTCGCGCGGGTGGTGGCTGCCGGGACGCTGCTCGATCCCAACGCGCTGACGATCGGCTTCGCCCGCCGCTTCACCGGCTACAAGCGCGCCGAGCTCATCTTCCACGACCCCGAACGGCTCCAGGCCATCCTCAACGCGCCGCGCCGCCCGGTGCAGATCGTGTTCGCCGGCAAGGCGCATCCAGCCGACGACACCGGCAAGCACCTGCTGCAGCAGATCTACCGTAAGGCGATCGACCCGGTCTACGGCGGCCGCATCGCCTTCATCGACGACTACGACCTGCACGTCGCGCACTTCCTGGTGCAGGGCTGCGACGTGTGGATGAACAACCCGCGCAAGCCGCTCGAGGCGAGCGGCACCAGCGGCATGAAGGCGTCGCTCAACGGCGCGCCGCATTTCTCGATCGGCGACGGCTGGTGGGCGGAGGGCTACACGGCCGACAACGGCTGGCTGATCGACGCCGCCGACGCCGGCAGCAACGACGCGCAGGACGCGGCCGACGCCGCCCGCATGTACGAGATCCTCGAGCGCGACATCGTGCCGACGTTCTACGATCGCGACAACGGCATCCCGACGCGGTGGCTGCAGTTCGTGCGGAACGCGATCGCCTCGGTCGCCCCGCGCTTCTCGGCGCGCCGCATGGTGAAGCAATACGTGGACACGATGTACGCGCCAGCCCTGCAGCAGCGCGTCGGGCGGTGA
- a CDS encoding putative metal-dependent hydrolase: MTPLSDVDPRYPTGKLTFDRDVTPEKRRPWIESIRTTPAKLRAAATGLTDTQLDTPYREGGWTVRQVIHHVPESHANAFVRFKLALTEDSPTIKPYSEDAWAKLPDVARASIESSLKLVEALHERWVTLLDVMTDADFRRPLTHPERGQITLDTLLQIYAWHGPHHIAHVELVRRRT; the protein is encoded by the coding sequence ATGACTCCGCTGAGCGATGTCGATCCACGTTATCCCACCGGCAAGCTGACCTTCGACCGCGACGTCACCCCTGAGAAGCGGCGTCCGTGGATCGAATCGATTCGCACCACGCCTGCGAAGTTGCGCGCCGCCGCGACCGGCCTGACCGACACCCAGCTCGACACCCCGTACCGCGAGGGCGGCTGGACGGTCCGTCAGGTCATCCATCACGTGCCCGAGAGCCATGCGAACGCGTTCGTCCGTTTCAAACTGGCGCTCACCGAAGACTCGCCGACGATCAAGCCGTACAGCGAGGACGCCTGGGCGAAACTGCCCGACGTGGCGCGCGCCTCGATCGAAAGTTCATTGAAATTGGTCGAGGCGCTGCACGAGCGGTGGGTGACGCTGCTCGACGTGATGACGGACGCGGACTTCCGCCGGCCGCTGACGCACCCCGAGCGCGGCCAGATCACGCTCGACACGTTGCTGCAGATCTACGCCTGGCACGGGCCCCACCACATCGCCCACGTGGAGCTGGTCCGTCGCCGGACCTGA
- a CDS encoding VWA domain-containing protein produces MRFTTTFALAATLLQAAPPPQSQTPQPSITFKVEVNYVEVDASVTDAQGHFVRGLTRDDFKVVEAGVPQTLTAFSMVDIPVERVDPPLYTNKPIPADVVSNRQPFEGRVFVIVLDDLNTAVSRTPRARAAARQFVERYVGANDMVAVVDTSGYGKAMQDFTSNRALAVRAIDGAIGNKEESSTQARLQDYYMNRDTPGASSNMNASFNDMMRYNNARNTLRTLKGLADYMAGMRGRRKAVVFFSEGINYDLVDAISNPHTTDVQNELHEFIAAATRGNISVYTVDPRGLASGMEDAIEIGGMPADGSINSTQLVDEMRLEHDSLHTIAEETGGFAVLNQNDYADAFGRILEDSSSYYVIGYYPTNDKHDGRFRNVTVTVNRPGLKVRTRRGYIAPVPTKKESAAKGTPAERTSAPLMDALGSPIPISGLTLSAFAAPFKGAPGRDAITLSLEVDGTTMQFAPRPDGHYANELEVTLYAIESGAGKVRDGAHDTVSVVLKPNVTTMRSPFRVVRVLKVPPGKYQVRVGAREGGGNVGTVICDLDAPDFSKGPIAMSGLVLSSAESARVPTANPAGNDLKDVLPAPPSASREFSRGDELTVFAEVYDNLGTSTPHRVVIKTTVLSDDGKSMFSTSDERRSEELSGSAGSGGYGQITKIPLSTFAPGRYVLHLEATPTIGKPTPVTREVEFRVR; encoded by the coding sequence ATGCGATTTACCACCACGTTCGCTCTGGCGGCGACCCTGCTCCAGGCCGCGCCGCCGCCGCAGTCACAAACGCCCCAGCCGTCGATCACGTTCAAGGTCGAGGTCAACTACGTCGAGGTCGACGCGAGCGTCACCGACGCGCAGGGGCACTTCGTCCGCGGTCTGACCCGCGACGACTTCAAGGTCGTGGAAGCAGGCGTGCCGCAGACGCTGACCGCCTTTTCGATGGTCGACATCCCGGTCGAACGCGTCGATCCGCCGCTCTACACCAACAAGCCGATCCCGGCCGACGTCGTGTCGAACCGGCAGCCGTTCGAGGGACGGGTGTTCGTGATCGTGCTCGACGACCTGAACACCGCCGTCAGCCGCACGCCGCGGGCGCGCGCCGCGGCGCGGCAGTTCGTCGAGCGCTACGTCGGCGCCAACGACATGGTCGCGGTCGTCGACACCTCGGGCTACGGCAAGGCGATGCAGGACTTCACCAGCAACCGCGCGCTGGCGGTGCGGGCGATCGACGGCGCGATCGGCAACAAGGAGGAATCCTCGACCCAGGCCCGGCTGCAGGACTACTACATGAACCGCGACACGCCCGGCGCGTCGTCGAACATGAATGCGTCCTTCAACGACATGATGCGCTACAACAACGCGCGCAACACGCTCCGTACGCTGAAGGGGCTCGCCGACTACATGGCGGGGATGCGCGGCCGGCGCAAGGCGGTGGTGTTCTTCAGCGAAGGCATCAACTACGATCTCGTCGACGCCATCAGCAATCCGCACACGACCGACGTGCAGAACGAGCTGCACGAGTTCATCGCCGCGGCGACGCGCGGCAACATCAGCGTCTACACCGTCGACCCGCGCGGCCTGGCGAGCGGAATGGAAGACGCCATCGAGATCGGCGGCATGCCGGCCGACGGGTCGATCAATTCAACGCAGCTCGTCGACGAGATGCGGCTCGAGCACGACAGTCTGCATACCATCGCCGAAGAAACCGGCGGATTCGCGGTCCTGAACCAGAACGACTACGCGGACGCGTTCGGCCGCATCCTCGAAGACAGCAGCAGCTACTACGTGATCGGCTATTACCCGACCAACGACAAGCACGATGGCCGGTTCAGGAACGTGACGGTCACCGTGAACCGGCCCGGCCTCAAGGTGCGGACGCGCCGCGGTTACATCGCGCCGGTTCCCACCAAGAAGGAGAGCGCCGCGAAGGGGACGCCGGCCGAACGCACCTCGGCGCCGCTGATGGACGCGCTCGGGAGCCCGATTCCGATCAGCGGCCTCACCCTCAGCGCGTTTGCCGCCCCCTTCAAAGGCGCGCCCGGCCGCGACGCCATCACCTTGTCGCTCGAAGTCGACGGCACCACCATGCAGTTCGCGCCGCGTCCGGACGGCCACTACGCCAACGAGCTGGAGGTGACCCTCTACGCAATCGAGAGTGGCGCCGGGAAGGTGAGGGACGGGGCCCACGACACGGTCAGCGTCGTGCTCAAGCCGAACGTCACCACGATGCGCAGCCCGTTCCGCGTCGTCCGCGTGCTCAAGGTGCCCCCCGGCAAGTACCAGGTGCGGGTCGGCGCCAGGGAAGGCGGCGGGAACGTCGGGACCGTCATCTGCGATCTCGACGCGCCCGACTTCAGCAAGGGCCCGATTGCGATGAGCGGCCTGGTGCTGTCGTCGGCAGAATCAGCGCGCGTGCCGACCGCCAACCCGGCGGGCAATGACCTGAAGGACGTGCTGCCGGCCCCGCCGAGTGCGTCGCGCGAATTCTCCCGCGGCGACGAACTGACGGTGTTCGCGGAGGTCTACGACAATCTCGGCACCTCGACCCCGCATCGCGTCGTCATCAAGACGACCGTGCTCTCCGATGACGGCAAGTCCATGTTCTCGACGTCGGACGAGCGCCGCAGCGAAGAGCTGAGCGGCTCGGCGGGTTCTGGTGGCTACGGTCAGATCACGAAGATCCCGCTCTCGACGTTCGCCCCGGGCCGCTATGTGCTGCACCTGGAGGCGACGCCGACGATTGGCAAGCCGACCCCCGTCACCCGCGAAGTGGAATTCCGGGTGCGTTAA
- a CDS encoding M24 family metallopeptidase → MSLSIPAVQRALQEDGLDGWLLYDFHGSNPIARRLAGLDGTGKMTTRRWYYLIPASGEPRKLMHAIEPFNLDHLPGNKTIYSQRETLTAGLTRVLAGMPRIAMEYSPNNAIPYISRVDAGTVEAVRAIGTEVVSSGDLVQRFEAVWSGDALRTHRAASDALYRIKDRAFALVRDAGRAGRAITEMDVQRAMVGWFEEEGLFADAPPVVAAQENAGNPHYMPTDAKHRSIGRGEIVLLDLWGKLRSAGSVYADITWVGFTGGAVPDAYVKAFNAARDGRDAAIALVKARAAEGREIRGFEVDRACRDVIERAGYGAQFIHRTGHSLGTEVHGNGVHMDDYETHDERRLIPGTGFTIEPGVYTQDFGVRTEINMYVGDREATVTGPPQTEFVLL, encoded by the coding sequence ATGTCGCTGTCGATTCCGGCTGTCCAACGCGCCCTCCAGGAAGACGGGCTCGACGGCTGGCTCCTCTACGATTTTCACGGTTCGAATCCGATTGCCCGCCGCCTGGCCGGCCTCGACGGCACCGGCAAGATGACGACACGGCGTTGGTACTACCTGATTCCGGCGAGCGGCGAACCGCGCAAGTTGATGCACGCGATCGAGCCGTTCAACCTCGACCACCTCCCCGGGAACAAGACGATCTACTCGCAGCGCGAAACGCTGACGGCGGGGTTGACGCGCGTGCTCGCCGGCATGCCGCGGATCGCGATGGAGTACTCGCCGAACAACGCCATCCCCTACATTTCGCGCGTCGACGCGGGCACGGTCGAGGCCGTGCGCGCCATCGGCACCGAGGTGGTCTCGTCGGGCGATCTCGTGCAGCGCTTCGAGGCGGTGTGGTCCGGCGACGCCCTGCGCACGCATCGCGCCGCGTCCGACGCGCTCTACCGGATCAAGGACCGCGCGTTTGCGCTCGTCCGGGACGCCGGCCGCGCCGGCCGCGCCATCACGGAGATGGACGTGCAGCGCGCCATGGTCGGCTGGTTCGAGGAGGAAGGGCTCTTCGCCGACGCGCCGCCGGTCGTCGCCGCGCAGGAAAACGCCGGCAACCCGCACTACATGCCGACCGACGCAAAGCACCGCTCCATCGGCCGCGGCGAGATCGTCCTGCTCGACCTCTGGGGCAAGCTGCGATCCGCCGGTTCGGTGTATGCGGACATCACCTGGGTGGGGTTCACCGGCGGCGCGGTGCCGGACGCCTACGTCAAGGCCTTCAACGCGGCACGCGACGGACGCGACGCCGCCATCGCGCTGGTCAAGGCGCGGGCCGCCGAGGGGCGCGAGATCCGCGGCTTCGAGGTCGACCGCGCCTGCCGCGACGTGATCGAGCGGGCCGGCTACGGGGCCCAGTTCATTCACCGCACCGGCCACAGCCTCGGCACCGAGGTCCACGGCAACGGCGTGCACATGGACGACTACGAGACGCACGACGAGCGGCGCCTGATCCCCGGCACCGGGTTTACCATTGAACCTGGCGTCTATACCCAGGACTTCGGTGTCCGGACCGAGATCAACATGTATGTCGGCGATCGCGAGGCTACGGTCACCGGCCCGCCGCAGACGGAATTCGTGCTCCTGTAA
- a CDS encoding trypsin-like peptidase domain-containing protein, whose translation MSTGKTSAFYIVLTAVAGMAVGVVITARLDLTPTSSAQTMAVPPVNSAPLTGAIDATTFRTIAKVNAPAVVNIQTEVRQRGRDLTEYFGSGGDDLLRRFFGGDDQGNQGNQGNQAPPRRNRGGQGSQGGQGNQGGRQQQEPVLEGAGTGFIIDKAGFILTNNHVIDGAETIRVSLYGAERLESYAAKVVGHDTLSDSALIQLTEMPPQPLTEVKLGDSDQMQPGDWVMAIGNPFRLGHSVSVGVISALGRPFGGVPGREQNMLQTDAAINPGNSGGPLLNVRGEVVGMNTAIYTDQRSANIGIGFATPMNTIRDLLPQLRNGKVVRGVIGVTVSKDHLTPETAKAFGLPNASGALIATVNPNGPADKAGLEPGDVVIDFNGKPVKDSDSLVAMVVNTKPGTPVPLTLFRNNQRKNLSVTIDELDLDAEQSRGARRGSTPEQPQPEATTTGFGMTLDAITPDVARRLDLPGNTGGAIVTDVDHNSAADKAGIAPGDVILEVNRHKVSNTSQVTRELQTVQPGQPAFLLVWRDGSSVFVTMTKR comes from the coding sequence ATGTCGACTGGAAAGACCTCGGCCTTTTATATCGTCCTGACCGCCGTCGCCGGCATGGCGGTCGGCGTCGTCATCACCGCGCGGCTCGATTTGACCCCCACGTCGTCGGCGCAGACGATGGCGGTGCCGCCGGTCAACAGCGCGCCGCTGACGGGCGCCATCGACGCAACGACCTTCCGCACGATCGCGAAAGTGAACGCGCCGGCGGTCGTCAACATCCAGACCGAGGTGCGGCAGCGCGGCCGCGACCTGACCGAATACTTCGGCAGCGGCGGCGATGACCTGCTGCGCCGCTTCTTCGGCGGCGACGACCAGGGAAACCAGGGAAACCAGGGGAACCAGGCGCCGCCGCGACGCAACCGCGGCGGGCAGGGCAGCCAGGGCGGTCAAGGGAACCAGGGCGGCCGTCAGCAGCAGGAGCCCGTGCTCGAAGGGGCGGGCACCGGCTTCATCATCGACAAGGCCGGGTTCATCCTGACCAACAACCACGTGATCGACGGAGCCGAGACGATCCGGGTCAGCCTCTACGGCGCGGAACGGCTCGAATCCTATGCGGCGAAGGTGGTCGGCCACGACACGCTGAGCGACAGCGCGCTGATCCAGCTCACCGAGATGCCGCCGCAGCCGCTGACCGAGGTGAAGCTCGGCGATTCCGACCAGATGCAGCCGGGCGACTGGGTGATGGCGATCGGCAATCCGTTCCGCCTCGGCCACAGCGTCAGCGTCGGCGTGATCAGCGCGCTCGGCCGTCCGTTCGGCGGCGTGCCCGGCCGCGAACAGAACATGCTGCAGACCGACGCCGCGATCAACCCCGGCAACTCGGGCGGCCCGCTGCTCAACGTGCGCGGCGAAGTCGTCGGCATGAACACCGCGATCTACACGGACCAGCGCTCGGCCAACATCGGCATCGGCTTCGCCACGCCGATGAACACGATCCGCGACCTGCTGCCGCAACTGCGCAACGGCAAGGTCGTCCGCGGCGTCATCGGGGTCACCGTGTCGAAGGATCACCTCACGCCCGAGACGGCGAAGGCGTTCGGGCTACCTAACGCCAGCGGCGCGCTCATCGCCACCGTCAACCCCAACGGTCCTGCCGACAAGGCCGGCCTCGAGCCCGGCGACGTCGTCATCGACTTCAACGGCAAGCCGGTCAAGGACAGCGATTCGCTGGTGGCGATGGTGGTCAACACCAAGCCGGGCACCCCGGTGCCGCTCACGCTCTTCCGCAACAACCAGCGCAAGAACCTGAGCGTCACCATCGACGAGCTCGATCTCGATGCCGAGCAGTCGCGCGGTGCGCGGCGCGGCAGCACGCCCGAACAGCCGCAGCCGGAAGCCACGACCACCGGATTCGGCATGACGCTCGACGCCATCACGCCCGACGTGGCGCGCCGTCTCGATCTCCCCGGCAACACCGGCGGCGCGATCGTGACCGACGTCGATCACAACAGCGCCGCCGACAAGGCGGGCATCGCCCCGGGTGACGTCATCCTCGAGGTGAACCGCCACAAGGTGTCGAACACCAGCCAGGTGACGCGCGAACTGCAGACCGTGCAGCCGGGCCAGCCGGCGTTCCTCCTGGTCTGGCGCGACGGCAGCAGCGTGTTCGTGACGATGACGAAACGCTAG
- a CDS encoding class IV adenylate cyclase produces MGTTTLEREVKLRFDTVEQAHEAVEAAGATPLLGRRLQEDALLDDEHESLRRRGCALRIRCENGKSRITFKGPIQPSTMKLRDEFETVVGDGQMLLRIFEDLGYHVWFRYEKYREEFAHEDVIVAIDETPVGVFVEIEGGEHGIAAMAERLGRTPEEYVLDSYRGLFLQLRDEKGLAGSDMVFSTD; encoded by the coding sequence ATGGGGACGACGACGCTCGAGCGCGAAGTGAAGCTGAGGTTCGACACGGTCGAGCAGGCGCACGAGGCCGTCGAGGCGGCCGGCGCCACCCCGCTGCTCGGGCGGCGCCTGCAGGAAGACGCGCTCCTCGACGACGAGCACGAGTCGCTGCGCCGGCGTGGGTGTGCGCTGCGCATCCGCTGCGAGAACGGCAAGAGCCGCATCACCTTCAAGGGCCCGATCCAGCCCTCGACCATGAAGCTGCGCGACGAATTCGAAACTGTCGTCGGCGACGGCCAGATGCTGCTGCGAATCTTCGAGGATCTCGGCTATCACGTCTGGTTCCGCTACGAGAAGTACCGCGAGGAATTCGCGCACGAGGACGTCATCGTCGCGATCGACGAGACGCCGGTCGGGGTGTTCGTCGAGATCGAAGGCGGCGAACACGGGATCGCGGCGATGGCCGAGCGGCTCGGCCGCACGCCGGAGGAATACGTGCTCGACTCGTATCGCGGACTGTTCCTGCAGCTCCGCGACGAAAAGGGGCTCGCCGGATCCGACATGGTGTTTTCGACGGATTGA
- a CDS encoding NDP-sugar synthase: MRALVLTAGLGTRLEPLTLARAKAAAPVDGDPIARRTIRWLVSHGISEIVLNLHHRPDSIAAAVGDGADLGARVRYSWESPVLGSAGGPRHALPLLTDRASAPGRDAAAEPEDAFVLVNGDTLTDVDLVSMIRAHRDRGALVSMALVRNPRPDKYGGVLLDERGAITGFTRRGSPGPSFHFIGPQVVQASVFADLPDGVPSESVLEVYPRLMRERPGSVAGFVGDWSFRDIGTPADLLATSLALAAADGRPDRPRWGRDVRVDPSAQITRSVLWDDVVVGAGAALRDCVVADHVVIPPGARYSNSAIVAGPSGLVVAAL, from the coding sequence ATGCGCGCGCTGGTGCTGACGGCGGGGTTGGGCACGCGGCTCGAGCCCCTGACGCTGGCGCGTGCGAAGGCCGCCGCTCCCGTCGACGGCGATCCGATCGCGCGCCGGACCATTCGGTGGCTGGTCTCGCACGGCATCAGCGAGATTGTCCTCAACCTGCATCACCGGCCCGACTCGATTGCCGCGGCCGTCGGGGACGGCGCCGATCTTGGCGCGCGGGTTCGATACTCGTGGGAGTCGCCGGTACTGGGCTCGGCGGGTGGACCGCGGCACGCGCTGCCGCTGCTGACCGATCGCGCGAGCGCGCCGGGACGGGACGCCGCCGCCGAGCCCGAAGACGCCTTCGTGCTCGTCAACGGCGACACACTCACCGACGTCGATCTCGTGTCGATGATCCGCGCCCATCGCGACCGCGGCGCGCTCGTTTCGATGGCGCTCGTGCGGAATCCGCGCCCCGACAAGTACGGAGGGGTGCTGCTCGACGAACGCGGCGCGATCACCGGTTTCACGCGGCGCGGCTCGCCGGGGCCGTCGTTCCATTTCATCGGACCGCAGGTCGTGCAGGCATCGGTCTTCGCGGACCTGCCCGACGGGGTCCCGTCGGAATCGGTGCTCGAGGTCTATCCCCGCCTGATGCGCGAGCGGCCGGGCTCGGTGGCCGGTTTCGTGGGCGACTGGAGCTTCCGCGATATCGGCACTCCGGCGGATCTGCTCGCGACCTCGCTCGCACTGGCGGCGGCTGATGGACGACCCGACCGCCCGCGGTGGGGCCGTGACGTGCGCGTCGATCCGTCGGCGCAGATCACGCGTTCGGTCCTCTGGGACGACGTGGTCGTCGGGGCCGGAGCCGCGCTCCGCGACTGTGTCGTCGCCGACCACGTCGTCATCCCGCCGGGCGCACGGTACTCGAACTCGGCCATCGTCGCCGGCCCGTCCGGCTTGGTCGTCGCGGCGCTGTAG
- a CDS encoding phosphotransferase has protein sequence MEKSHPDDTRERIQRYFDRSALSARQPRVVPLTPDASDRRYFRVLLPDAPSIVLSLYGAAFDVQALPFVNVATLLAKMPVPIPTVLGHADDLGVLALQDLGDVTLQAHLGASSPAQHAALYRQAVALIATLQKRGGELASPEYLPYGISFDVDKLTWELEFFTKHFLEAYRGVTLAEGERAALRGEFAAIVRELADEPRVLCHRDYHSRNLMLFDGQLYMIDFQDARLGPDTYDLVSLLRDSYVDLTDQTVEELVAYFLALKGTPDDPDFRRRFDVMALQRNLKALGTFGYQTTARRNPVYIQYIPRTLRYVRRNLAQPRFTRLRELLAAHVEEFR, from the coding sequence GTGGAGAAGAGCCACCCCGACGACACGCGCGAGCGAATCCAGCGTTACTTCGACCGCAGCGCGCTGAGCGCCAGGCAGCCGCGGGTGGTGCCGTTGACGCCCGACGCGTCCGATCGGCGCTACTTCCGCGTGCTGCTGCCCGACGCTCCCTCGATCGTGCTGTCGTTGTACGGCGCGGCATTCGACGTCCAGGCGCTCCCGTTCGTCAACGTCGCGACGCTGCTCGCGAAGATGCCGGTACCAATCCCCACCGTCCTCGGGCACGCCGACGATCTGGGCGTCCTGGCGCTGCAGGATCTCGGCGACGTCACGCTGCAGGCGCACCTCGGCGCCTCGAGCCCGGCCCAGCACGCGGCGCTCTATCGGCAGGCCGTCGCCCTCATCGCCACGCTGCAGAAGCGCGGCGGCGAACTCGCCTCGCCCGAGTACTTGCCATACGGCATCTCCTTCGACGTCGACAAGCTGACCTGGGAGCTGGAGTTCTTCACCAAGCACTTTCTCGAGGCTTATCGCGGCGTGACGCTCGCCGAGGGCGAACGGGCCGCCCTGCGCGGCGAGTTCGCCGCCATCGTCCGCGAGCTCGCCGACGAGCCGCGCGTGCTCTGCCATCGCGACTACCACAGCCGCAACCTGATGCTGTTCGACGGACAGCTGTACATGATCGACTTCCAGGACGCGCGCCTGGGGCCCGACACCTACGATCTGGTTTCGCTGCTGCGCGACTCCTACGTCGATCTGACGGACCAGACGGTCGAGGAGCTGGTGGCCTATTTCCTGGCGCTCAAGGGCACCCCCGACGATCCGGACTTCCGCCGCCGGTTCGACGTCATGGCGCTGCAGCGGAACCTCAAGGCGCTCGGCACCTTCGGCTATCAGACGACGGCGCGCCGCAACCCCGTGTATATCCAGTACATTCCGCGCACGCTGCGCTACGTCCGCCGCAACCTCGCGCAGCCCCGCTTCACGCGGCTGCGCGAGCTGCTGGCGGCGCACGTCGAGGAATTCCGATAG